The Mauremys mutica isolate MM-2020 ecotype Southern chromosome 1, ASM2049712v1, whole genome shotgun sequence genome has a segment encoding these proteins:
- the LOC123363738 gene encoding uncharacterized protein LOC123363738 has protein sequence MALISARNHSSECQECAENQLPGVNSEVWAEGGGAARAKNAVPVHISLKEGSSPARIRQYPLKLTIRIGLKPLIQKFLQCGWLREGTSPYNTPIMGVPKPNGQYRLVQDLRQINKLIEAPYPVVPNPHTILGQVPKNHGWFSVIDLKDAFFSIPLDLESQKLFAFEWEDPDTHYKAQYLWTVVPQGLTCAPEIFGSQLKRDLAPFLANHPACNIVQYCDDLLLSAETEAACKEHTIELLNYLGEQGYKVSKEKAQLVKQQVTFLGYHLCQGSRSLGKERIQVILDSPQPRNPRELRAFLGLTGFCRLWIPDYGGKARPLYESLTKEGLLHWVWTKEMEKAFRELKEALVQPPALALPDSRKPFTLYVHERGGVAAGVLCQRSGPTWRPIGYYSKVLDPVAKGWPACLRAVAATALLVQEAEKLTLGGDTEVVVPHGVPQILGTGAGEKHLNPSRHTRYEVGLLLAPNLTFKTVSSLNPATLLPDPQASSEAGPIHDCIEVLQQETKPRSDLSDLPWPNPDVEGYVDGSSYVVNGKRFTGAAVVIKDKGIHKFKLSPNLSAQAAELVALIEALRLGAGKTLNLYTDSRYAYMVVHAHGTLWRERGFITASGQKIAHGSLIKMLLEALMLPLRVAVIHVRAHGKAPEAEQRRYNQLADQAAKEAARDGALWLLMVQDTEAKTPPPQYTAEEIGQAQAAGGRQVSSGWWRLPGGEIFVPRPVLQEIFRLVHKEGHLGSGAMVDLAARSLKGLGMHMEAQRIVNNCTVCQQTNQKGCGPPAPMGGRPWAMFPFQRWQVDFAEVPPCRGYKYLLVFVDQLTGWVECYPTRHCQARAVTKALVQEILPRFHLPEVIESDRGSHFVSQVVQQVSQALGIQWKLHTPWRPQSSGQVERMNRTLKDTLTKICTESNLKWLDALPLALTRIRRAPRKGLKLSPFELVFGFPPRVLIPGFREDVTWEVGNDLLWKQVSGLQSVLLQLHRYAAPFQALPLDQTVHPFRIGDQVLIKKWKRDPLTPRWDGPHTVSLISQAAVKVLGSDKWTHHTRVKRFLNPNLEADSTEEDISPLSAPAPEARGGTGEDTVWEYQGLDGLKGLFKRKR, from the coding sequence ATGGCTCTCATAAGTGCTAGAAATCACTCCTCGGAATGTCAGGAGTGTGCCGAGAACCAGCTGCCGGGGGTTAACTCTGAAGTttgggcggaggggggaggggctgcccgaGCTAAGAATGCTGTACCGGTACACATTTCGCTTAaggagggaagcagcccggcccGAATTCGACAGTACCCCCTTAAGTTAACCATTCGGATCGGGCTGAAACCTCTGattcaaaagttcctgcagtGTGGGTGGCTAAGAGAAGGCACATCCCCGTACAATACTCCGATAATGGGAGTGCCTAAGCCTAATGGACAGTATCGATTGGTCCAGGACCTGAGACAGATTAACAAGCTAATAGAAGCCCCCTACCCAGTTGTTCCAAATCCCCATACGATTTTAGGCCAAGTACCTAAAAACCACGGCTGGTTCTCGGTCATAGATTTAAAAGACGCCTTCTTTTCCATTCCCCTTGATTTAGAATCTCAAAAGTTGTTTGCCTTTGAATGGGAGGATCCGGACACCCACTACAAGGCCCAATATCTCTGGACCGTTGTCCCACAGGGGCTTACCTGTGCGCCTGAGATTTTTGGCAGCCAGCTAAaaagggatctggccccatttctAGCTAACCACCCTGCATGTAACATAGTGCAGTATTGTGATGATCTACTCTTAAGTGCTGAGACAGAGGCAGCCTGCAAGGAGCACACTATAGAGCTCCTTAATTACCTTGGGGAACAAGGATATAAAGTTTCAAAGGAGAAAGCTCAATTAGTTAAGCAGCAGGTCACCTTCCTTGGGTACCACCTCTGCCAAGGGAGCCGTAGTTTGGGTAAAGAACGGATCCAGGTTATACTTGATAGCCCTCAGCCCCGGAATCCACGAGAATTGAGGGCATTTCTGGGACTGACTGGCTTTTGTCGGCTTTGGATCCCTGACTATGGGGGAAAAGCCAGACCACTATATGAGTCCCTGACTAAGGAAGGTTTGCTTCATTGGGTATGGACCAAGGAAATGGAAAAAGCATTTCGAGAGCTTAAAGAAGCCTTGGTTCAGCCTCCTGCTCTAGCCCTCCCAGATTCCCGAAAGCCATTCACCCTATACGtacatgaaaggggaggggtggcagctggagtcctgtgccaGAGGTCAGGACCAACCTGGCGACCCATTGGATACTATTCAAAAGTTTTGGACCCCGTCGCCAAGGGATGGCCTGCCTGTTTACGGGCCGTAGCAGCGACCGCCCTCCTCGTTCAGGAAGCCGAAAAATTAACCTTGGGTGGAGATACTGAAGTTGTGGTCCCCCACGGGGTGCCTCAGATACTGGGAACTGGTGCGGGGGAAAAGCATCTAAACCCCAGTCGACATACTAGATATGAAGTGGGGCTCCTGTTAGCTCCCAATCTGACCTTTAAGACAGTCAGTTCCCTTAACCCAGCCACCCTACTGCCCGATCCCCAGGCCTCCTCTGAGGCCGGTCCTATTCATGACTGTATTGAAGTATTACAACAAGAGACCAAACCCCGATCTGATCTTTCAGACCTGCCCTGGCCTAACCCCGATGTTGAGGGATATGTCGATGGGTCTAGCTATGTGGTAAATGGCAAGCGATTTACTGGGGCGGCGGTGGTGATTAAGGATAAAGGGATACACAAATTTAAACTCAGCCCCAACTTATCTGCTCAAGCAGCGGAACTAGTGGCTCTCATTGAGGCTCTCCGCTTGGGAGCCGGGAAAACCCTTAATTTGTATACTGACAGTCGGTATGCCTACATGGTAGTGCATGCACATGGGACTCTGTGGAGAGAAAGAGGGTTCATTACGGCCTCAGGCCAAAAGATTGCACATGGGAGCCTCATTAAAATGTTACTCGAGGCCCTAATGCTCCCTCTCCGGGTTGCCGTGATACATGTGCGTGCCCATGGGAAAGCCCCAGAGGCCGAACAGCGGAGGTATAATCAGCTGGCTGACCAGGCCGCGAAGGAGGCCGCCCGAGATGGGGCCCTATGGCTTCTTATGGTTCAGGACACGGAGGCtaaaacccctcctccccaatacACGGCCGAGGAGATAGGTCAAGCCCAGGCTGCGGGAGGCCGGCAGGTTTCCTCTGGATGGTGGAGACTGCCTGGGGGAGAGATTTTTGTCCCCAGGCCAGTACTCCAGGAAATCTTCCGGCTCGTACATAAAGAGGGACATTTGGGGTCTGGGGCAATGGTTGATTTGGCCGCCAGATCCCTTAAGGGGCTAGGTATGCACATGGAGGCCCAGAGAATTGTTAATAACTGTACCGTCTGCCAACAAACTAACCAGAAGGGATGTGGCCCTCCTGCCCCGATGGGAGGCCGACCATGGGCTATGTTCCCTTTTCAAAGGTGGCAGGTTGACTTCGCTGAAGTGCCCCCTTGCAGGGGCTATAAATACCTGCTTGTATTTGTTGATCAACTTACCGGATGGGTGGAATGTTACCCCACCCGGCATTGTCAGGCCCGGGCTGTCACTAAGGCCCTGGTACAAGAAATACTTCCTCGTTTCCATCTCCCCGAAGTAATTGAGTCTGATAGGGGAAGCCACTTTGTTTCACAAGTGGTCCAGCAGGTATCCCAGGCTCTCGGCATACAGTGGAAACTACATACACCCTGGAGGCCGCAGAGCTCGGGTCAAGTGGAAAGGATGAATAGAACTCTCAAAGATACTCTCACTAAAATATGCACAGAATCTAATTTAAAGTGGCTCGATGCTTTGCCACTCGCCCTCACCCGCATTCGGAGGGCCCCGCGAAAGGGTCTTAAACTTTCACCCTTTGAGCTGGTCTTTGGGTTTCCTCCCCGAGTACTCATCCCAGGGTTCCGGGAGGACGTAACCTGGGAAGTGGGAAATGACTTACTATGGAAACAGGTTTCCGGGTTGCAATCTGTTTTGTTACAGCTGCATCGGTACGCGGCGCCCTTCCAGGCCCTTCCCTTGGACCAGACCGTGCATCCATTCCGGATCGGTGACCAGGTCCTTATCAAAAAGTGGAAGCGTGACCCTCTCACGCCGAGGTGGGACGGTCCACACACTGTTTCGCTCATCAGCCAAGCCGCGGTTAAAGTCCTCGGGAGCGACAAATGGACACACCACACACGGGTTAAGCGGTTCCTGAACCCGAACCTGGAAGCCGACTCAACAGAAGAGGACATCAGCCCTCTGTCCGCCCCGGCTCCGGAGGCCCGGGGTGGCACGGGCGAAGACACCGTCTGGGAATATCAAGGACTAGACGGACTAAAAGGATTGTTTAAGAGAAAACGATGA